The following proteins are encoded in a genomic region of Candidatus Methanoperedens sp.:
- a CDS encoding arsenic transporter, which translates to MNQLLAIGVFLFTYALIVLKPKKINEAHAALIGAILAVTFLLKPHQVLEALGISTQEMPVPLVTTWNVVIILITLMIISSLLDDYGFFAYCARKAIHASGNSGHRLFLYTYLVVSSIALFAGNDVVILTTTPIILIFCKNAGINPKPYMYASFFAANTFSIPLYIGNLTNILIGDSFGLDYFGFTGYMFLPTIAAALINYHLLKYIFRKQIPPGFIPKDDSEVVIKNKPVVTLGLAVLLGVIIFGGIANYYKVPISFVTLSGALILLVSERRIVHRLHRISWNVVIFVIGLFIVVKSLDASGVNSKIGEMVFAGLSDNIFIAIYSMSLLSALMCNFVNNIPMTAMMLSIIQQANLPPSMDTAMGYSLVIGSNLGANFTTFGALAGILWVESARRYGWNTTITDLLKIGLFVTPVAILGASIVLAIELSL; encoded by the coding sequence TTGAATCAGCTTCTGGCTATTGGTGTTTTTTTATTTACATATGCACTGATAGTCCTGAAGCCAAAAAAGATCAATGAAGCCCACGCTGCTTTAATTGGTGCGATCCTTGCTGTAACATTCCTTCTCAAACCTCACCAGGTACTTGAAGCTCTTGGTATTTCGACACAGGAAATGCCAGTGCCTCTTGTTACAACATGGAACGTGGTTATAATTCTTATAACCCTGATGATAATATCAAGTCTTCTTGACGATTATGGGTTCTTTGCGTATTGCGCAAGGAAAGCGATACATGCGTCAGGGAACAGCGGGCACAGGTTATTTTTATATACGTATCTTGTAGTATCATCAATAGCCCTTTTTGCCGGAAATGATGTTGTCATCCTGACTACTACTCCCATTATCCTGATTTTCTGCAAAAATGCCGGGATAAATCCCAAACCATATATGTATGCATCTTTTTTTGCTGCAAATACGTTTTCAATACCGCTCTATATCGGAAATCTTACAAATATCCTGATAGGGGATAGTTTCGGGCTTGATTATTTCGGATTTACCGGATATATGTTCCTTCCCACCATCGCAGCAGCTTTAATAAATTATCATTTGCTGAAATATATCTTCAGGAAACAGATACCGCCTGGTTTTATCCCGAAAGATGATTCCGAAGTTGTCATAAAAAATAAACCTGTTGTAACTCTTGGACTTGCAGTATTGCTTGGAGTCATCATTTTTGGAGGTATAGCTAATTATTATAAAGTGCCAATATCCTTTGTGACATTAAGCGGGGCTTTAATCCTGCTGGTTTCCGAGAGAAGAATTGTACACCGGCTGCACAGGATATCATGGAATGTCGTGATCTTTGTTATCGGGCTTTTCATCGTAGTAAAGAGCCTGGATGCAAGCGGGGTAAATAGCAAAATAGGCGAAATGGTTTTTGCAGGGTTGAGCGATAATATTTTCATTGCAATTTATTCCATGTCGCTTTTATCTGCTTTAATGTGTAATTTTGTAAATAATATTCCCATGACAGCCATGATGCTTTCAATAATCCAGCAGGCAAACCTGCCCCCATCAATGGATACAGCAATGGGTTATTCGCTTGTTATCGGTTCAAACCTTGGCGCCAATTTTACCACATTCGGGGCGCTTGCCGGCATACTCTGGGTCGAAAGCGCACGCAGGTATGGATGGAATACTACAATTACTGACCTTCTTAAGATCGGATTATTCGTTACTCCTGTTGCCATACTGGGAGCAAGTATAGTGCTTGCGATCGAGCTATCCTTGTGA
- a CDS encoding 50S ribosomal protein L18a codes for MDFIVKGNFKAGQKWEQFTKRITTLNKSLALEKTFSLLGSEHRLRRSLIKINSVDEAKK; via the coding sequence ATGGATTTTATAGTCAAAGGAAATTTCAAAGCAGGACAAAAATGGGAACAATTTACAAAAAGGATAACAACATTAAACAAGAGCCTGGCATTAGAAAAGACATTTTCCCTTCTTGGAAGCGAGCACAGGTTAAGACGCAGCTTAATTAAGATAAATTCAGTAGATGAGGCTAAAAAATGA
- a CDS encoding prefoldin subunit alpha → MSGVLNQQQLAELSEKHQVYQYQAESIAQQINMVKLTIKDVETALITITALKDEPSGIETLVPIGFGSFVKANLVDTDTIVVGIGAGVSIEKKIDDAKSFLEKRKDELTKYHEQLNTTIAKIGQEIQNIEKIVQKHQQSQQQPMRAE, encoded by the coding sequence ATGAGTGGTGTATTGAACCAGCAGCAGTTAGCAGAATTATCAGAAAAGCACCAGGTCTACCAGTACCAGGCGGAATCCATTGCACAGCAGATAAATATGGTTAAATTGACAATCAAGGATGTGGAGACCGCATTGATCACAATTACCGCTTTAAAAGACGAACCATCGGGAATAGAAACACTTGTGCCCATCGGTTTTGGTTCTTTCGTGAAGGCGAACCTGGTAGATACTGATACTATTGTTGTTGGAATCGGGGCGGGAGTGAGCATTGAAAAAAAAATAGACGATGCAAAATCATTCCTTGAAAAAAGGAAAGATGAACTTACAAAATATCATGAGCAGCTGAACACCACAATAGCAAAGATCGGCCAGGAAATTCAAAATATCGAGAAAATCGTCCAGAAGCACCAGCAATCCCAGCAGCAGCCCATGCGCGCTGAATAA